From a region of the Candida albicans SC5314 chromosome 1, complete sequence genome:
- the ERB1 gene encoding Erb1p (Protein with a predicted role in ribosomal large subunit biogenesis; mutation confers hypersensitivity to 5-fluorocytosine (5-FC), 5-fluorouracil (5-FU), and tubercidin (7-deazaadenosine); hyphal, macrophage repressed), translating to MARNSIKKSPVVKKKDTPIVRKRKPIQQEAEEDSNDEESEDELNVEGLIDASDDEDEEEEQEQEEQPQEEENNSDDDDDDDDDDDDNNSEADSEEELNQLLGEEEEEDPSDYNSDEFSDEPKDDDLSRINIKSLSVSDPSIQKNSISKFSDGSIRILKPEIEPKYDSDDSDAENFNTIGNIPISAYDEMPHIGYDINGKRIMRPAKGSALDQLLESIDLPEGWTGLLDQNTGTSLKLTDEELELIRKIQQQENTDENINPYEPLIDWFTKDEEIMPVTAVPEPKRRFVPSKHEAKRVMKIVKAIREGRIIPPNKVKQQLTEEEEEDQFNFDLWQDEIEISDHIMNLRAPKLPPPTNEESYNPPEEYLLTEEEKSKWLQESPIDRERNFLPQKYNSLRQVPGYQDSVRERFERSLDLYLAPRVRHNKLNIDPDSLIPDLPSPKDLRPFPIRCSTIYEGHTGKIRTISIDPQGLWLATGSDDGSVRIWEILTGRQVYKIQLINKEINNEDHIECLEWNPDSSCGILAVCVGENIYLIVPPIFGFDIENSGKLRIESGWGYDTFGNKKKDLKISSQKEEDNKESDNEDEDEEEDNDDDDDDDEPETSSTVEPKKEVAKWYPPNTEQASMGISAIIQCRKTIKKLSWHRKGDYFVTVSPDSKNTAVLIHQISKHLSQSPFKKSKGIIMDAKFHPFKPQLFVASQRQIKIYDLAQQVLLKKLMPGVRLLSTIDIHPRGDNLIAGSYDKRVLWHDLDLSATPYKTLRYHEKAVRSIKFHKGNLPLFASASDDGNIHIFHGTVYDDLMTNPLLVPLKKLNGHKIINQIGILDLIWHPKEPWLFSAGADGTARLWTT from the coding sequence ATGGCTAGGAATAGTATTAAAAAATCTCCTGTggtgaagaaaaaggaTACTCCAATAgttagaaaaagaaagccAATCCAACAAGAAGCAGAAGAAGATTccaatgatgaagaatctGAAGATGAGTTAAATGTTGAAGGATTGATAGATGcaagtgatgatgaagatgaagaagaagaacaagaacaagaagaacaaCCCCAAGAAGAGGAAAATAAcagtgatgatgatgatgatgacgatgatgatgacgatgacaACAACTCAGAAGCAGAttctgaagaagaattaaatcaattattaggtgaagaagaagaagaagatccTAGTGATTATAATTCTGATGAATTTTCTGATGAACCaaaagatgatgatttatcaaggatcaacatcaaatcattatcagtTTCTGATCcttcaattcaaaaaaattcaatttcaaaattttctgATGGTTCAATAAGAATTTTAAAACCAGAAATTGAACCTAAATATGATAGTGATGATAGTGATGCtgaaaatttcaacacTATTGGTAATATTCCTATTTCTGCTTATGATGAAATGCCACATATTGGATATGATATTAATGGTAAAAGAATCATGAGACCAGCTAAAGGGTCCGCTTTAgatcaattattagaatCTATTGATTTACCTGAAGGTTGGACCGGTTTATTGGATCAAAATACTGGTACTTCATTGAAATTaactgatgaagaattagaattaaTTAGAAagattcaacaacaagaaaatactgatgaaaatattaatcCATATGAACctttaattgattggtttactaaagatgaagaaatcatGCCGGTAACTGCTGTCCCGGAACCGAAACGAAGATTTGTTCCTTCTAAACATGAAGCTAAACGAGTTATGAAAATAGTTAAAGCCATTAGAGAAGGTAGAATTATCCCACCAAATAAAgttaaacaacaattaactgaagaagaagaagaagatcaatttaattttgatcTTTGGcaagatgaaattgaaatatctGATCATATTATGAATTTAAGAGCTCCTaaattaccaccaccaactaATGAAGAAAGTTATAATCCACCAGAAGAATATCTTTtaactgaagaagaaaaatctaAATGGTTACAAGAATCTCCTATTGATagagaaagaaatttcttaccacaaaaatataattcattaaGACAAGTTCCTGGTTATCAAGATTCCGTTAGAGaaagatttgaaagatCTTTAGATTTATATTTAGCTCCAAGAGTACGtcataataaattgaatattgatCCTGATAGTTTGATTCCTGATTTACCTTCACCAAAAGATTTAAGACCTTTCCCTATTCGTTGTTCTACTATATATGAAGGTCATACTGGTAAAATTAGAACTATTTCTATTGATCCTCAAGGTCTTTGGTTAGCTACTGGTTCAGATGATGGTAGTGTTAGAATATGGGAAATTTTAACTGGTAGACAAGTTtacaaaattcaattaattaataaagaaatcaataatgaagatCATATTGAATGTTTAGAATGGAATCCCGATTCTAGTTGTGGAATTTTAGCAGTTTGTGTTGgtgaaaatatttatttaattgtcCCACCaatttttggatttgatattgaaaattctGGTAAATTAAGAATTGAAAGTGGTTGGGGTTATGATACTTTTGgtaataaaaagaaagatctTAAAATTTCCTCCCAAAAAGAGGAAGACAATAAAGAATCAGACAACGAAGAcgaagacgaagaagaagataatgatgatgatgatgatgatgatgaaccAGAAACTAGCTCAACTGTTGaaccaaagaaagaagttGCTAAATGGTATCCACCAAATACTGAACAAGCTTCTATGGGTATATCAGCAATTATTCAATGTCgtaaaacaattaaaaaattatcatggCATAGAAAAGGTGATTATTTCGTCACGGTTTCTCCCGATAGTAAAAACACTGCGGtattaattcatcaaatttctAAACATTTATCCCAATCACcatttaaaaaatctaaAGGGATTATAATGGATGCTAAATTTCATCCATTTAAACCACAATTATTTGTTGCTTCACAACgtcaaattaaaatttatgaTTTAGCTCAACaagtattattaaaaaaattaatgcCCGGGGTTCGATTATTATCAACTATTGATATTCATCCTCGTGgtgataatttaattgcTGGTTCTTATGATAAACGTGTATTATGGCATGATTTAGATTTAAGTGCTACCCCATACAAGACATTAAGATATCATGAAAAAGCCGTTAGatcaataaaatttcataaaGGAAATTTACCATTATTTGCAAGTGCTTCTGATGATGGTAATATTCATATTTTCCATGGGACAGTATATGATGATTTAATGACAAATCCTTTATTGGtaccattgaaaaaattaaatggtcataaaattattaatcaaattggtATATTGGATTTAATTTGGCATCCTAAAGAACCTTGGTTATTTAGTGCTGGTGCTGATGGAACTGCTCGTCTTTGGACTACATAg
- the IFD6 gene encoding Ifd6p (Aldo-keto reductase; similar to aryl alcohol dehydrogenases; protein increase correlates with MDR1 overexpression (not CDR1 or CDR2) in fluconazole-resistant clinical isolates; farnesol regulated; possibly essential; Spider biofilm induced), with amino-acid sequence MSIDKSKMVTRLGKSGLKVNTVAIGTMRLGSNWMGYNGDIDECLKILKFCYDNGFRTFDTADVYSNGKSEELLGLFIKKYNIPRERIVILTKCYFPVNDSDDKNWEDFDPVDSLNGKGLSRKHILAAVEDSVKRLGTYIDVLQIHRLDHEVTYEEIMHSLNDVVEKGLTRYIGASSMKAWEFVELQNVAKANGWHQFISMQSHYSLLYREDDRELNDYCKKNGVGLIPWSPNSGGVLCRPFDSEKTQKFFENKDWASVFGLGEPREADKTIVNRVEELSVKYNATMMQISLAWCIAKGVIPIAGVSKFEQAEELVGIYNVNLTEEDIKYLDEPYHAKDLAKEVN; translated from the coding sequence atgtCAATcgataaatcaaaaatggtTACCAGATTGGGAAAATCTGGTTTGAAAGTCAATACTGTCGCCATTGGTACTATGAGATTAGGTTCAAATTGGATGGGTTATAATGGTGACATTGATGAatgtttaaaaattttgaaattttgcTACGACAATGGTTTCCGTACTTTTGATACTGCTGATGTTTATTCTAATGGGAAATCGGAAGAATTATTAGGATTATTCATTaagaaatataatattCCTCGTGAAAGAATTGTCATATTAACTAAATGTTATTTCCCAGTTAATGATTCTGATGATAAAAATTGGGAAGATTTTGATCCTGTTGATAGTCTTAATGGTAAAGGATTAAGTAGAAAGCATATTTTGGCTGCTGTTGAAGATTCTGTCAAACGTTTAGGGACATATATTGATGTGTTGCAAATTCATCGTTTAGATCATGAAGTCACTTATGAAGAAATCATGCACTCGTTAaatgatgttgttgaaaaaggGTTGACGAGATATATTGGTGCTTCCTCCATGAAGGCTTGggaatttgttgaattacaaaatgTTGCTAAAGCTAATGGATGGCATCAGTTTATTTCCATGCAAAGTCATTACTCCTTATTGTACCGTGAAGATGACAGAGAGTTGAATGATTATTGTAAGAAGAATGGAGTTGGATTAATTCCTTGGTCTCCAAATAGTGGTGGTGTCTTGTGTCGTCCATTCGATTCAGAGAAAACTCAAAAAttctttgaaaacaaagatTGGGCTAGTGTTTTTGGATTGGGTGAACCTCGTGAAGCTGATAAAACTATTGTTAACAGAGTTGAAGAATTAAGTGTTAAATACAATGCTACCATGATGCAAATCTCTTTAGCTTGGTGTATTGCTAAAGGTGTGATTCCAATTGCTGGTGTCTCTAAATTTGAACAAGCTGAAGAATTAGTTGGTATTTACAATGTCAACTTGactgaagaagatattAAATATCTTGATGAACCATATCACGCCAAAGATTTAGCAAAAGAAGTTAATTAA
- a CDS encoding uncharacterized protein (Predicted NUDIX hydrolase domain; Hap43-induced) — MTTTTTATTTTSEVPLLYTLGFIRCKDNNKILLLNRNKSPWMGLYNGVGGKLQSGETALDCMIREANEETGLHLTNFISRGIMTWKIDYSDNVTSHQQPSIGGLYLFTADISIEQYEQYRTPLVYNDEGILDWKNMDWILHQNNFGVVDNIKIILQYLFDSKEQDLFTVKYNDHHLISCVYLPNENPLYKQQQL, encoded by the coding sequence atgactactactactactgctactactactactagtGAAGTTCCATTATTATACACTCTTGGATTCATTCGTTGcaaagataataataaaattttattattaaatagaaataaatCACCATGGATGGGATTATATAATGGAGTAGGAGGTAAATTACAATCAGGTGAAACTGCTTTAGATTGTATGATACGTGAAGCTAATGAAGAAACAGGATTACATTTAACTAATTTTATAAGTAGAGGTATTATGACTTGGAAAATAGATTATAGTGATAATGTTACCAGTCATCAACAACCAAGTATTGGAggattatatttatttacaGCCgatatatcaattgaacaatatgAACAATATCGAACTCCATTAGtttataatgatgaagGAATTCTAGATTGGAAAAATATGGATTGGATATTacatcaaaataattttggtgTAGTggataatattaaaataatTTTACAATATCTTTTTGATAGTAAAGAACAAGATTTATTTACTGTCAAATATAATGATCATCATTTGATTAGTTGTGTTTATCTCCCCAATGAAAATCCACTctacaaacaacaacaattataa
- a CDS encoding putative ADP-ribose 1''-phosphate phosphatase (Ortholog of S. cerevisiae : YMR087W, C. glabrata CBS138 : CAGL0J01397g, C. dubliniensis CD36 : Cd36_03920, C. parapsilosis CDC317 : CPAR2_107150 and Pichia stipitis Pignal : PICST_61741): MKFIFIDNNPLIVKCWKHHYQVLSNIYKEYNFSSHHNIKFNFYNHTIEHMVQNYNFNNTGNTGKTSIVTPANSLNYMGGGFDLHLLNAILLGTNHTFKQLENIIQNHQLQKFQGYLVPNQIYKINLPDLTGFEYKSSLAYQNWNLIEIIEIPTMVVPEKIHSISHLFDCIWNLMNNIDFTKEEEEEKEEEEGEEENILVLPGIGTGYGNLNEYESTKIMLFAIFLYNLSLRGKTTPTTRLDQLKKSLLILFFFNKDYRKLENLNDIEELETNVISEYGKNLNLVNGTVMELEEVFKCIRW; this comes from the coding sequence ATGAAATTCATATTTATAGACAATAATCCGTTGATTGTCAAATGTTGGAAACATCATTATCAAGTATTATCAAACATCTATAAAGAATACAATTTCCTGTCCCATCATaacatcaaattcaatttttataaTCATACCATTGAACACATGGTACAAAACTACAACTTCAACAATACTGGTAATACGGGTAAAACTTCTATAGTGACACCAGCAAATTCATTGAATTATATGGGTGGTGGATTTGATTTACATCTTTTAAATGCCATATTATTAGGAACAAATCATACATTTAAACAACttgaaaatataattcaaaatcatcaattacaaaaatttcaaGGTTATTTAGTTCCTAACcaaatatataaaataaatttacCCGATTTAACTGGATTTGAATATAAATCATCTCTAGCTTATCAGAATTGGAATTTAATAGAAATCATTGAGATTCCAACCATGGTTGTCCCAGAAAAAATCCATTCAATATCacatttatttgattgtatatggaatttaatgaataatattgattttaccaaagaagaagaagaagaaaaagaagaagaagaaggagaagaagaaaatatatTGGTATTACCAGGTATTGGAACTGGTTATGGtaatttaaatgaatatGAATCGACTAAAATAATGTTATTTgccatttttttatataatttgtCATTAAGAGGAAAAACCACCCCAACAACGAGGTTggatcaattaaaaaaatctttattaatattgtttttctttaataaaGATTATAGGAAACTTGAAAATcttaatgatattgaagaattagaaaCTAATGTAATTAGTGAATATgggaaaaatttaaatcttGTTAATGGAACCGTTATGGAATTGGAAGAAGTTTTTAAATGTATTAGATGGTGA
- the HTA2 gene encoding histone H2A (Putative histone H2A; farnesol regulated; rat catheter biofilm repressed; Spider biofilm repressed; Hap43-induced): MSGGKGKAGSSEKASTSRSAKAGLTFPVGRVHRLLRKGNYAQRIGSGAPVYLTSVLEYLAAEILELAGNAARDNKKSRIIPRHLQLAIRNDEELNKLLGDVTIAQGGVLPNIHQSLLPAKKAKAGAASQEL; encoded by the coding sequence ATGTCAGGTGGTAAAGGAAAAGCCGGTTCTTCAGAAAAAGCTTCAACTTCTAGATCAGCTAAAGCTGGTTTGACTTTCCCAGTCGGTAGAGTCCATAGATTATTAAGAAAAGGTAACTATGCTCAAAGAATTGGTTCTGGTGCTCCAGTGTACTTGACTTCAGTTTTGGAATATTTAGCTGCTGAAATCTTGGAATTGGCCGGTAATGCTGCTAGAGATAACAAAAAATCCAGAATTATCCCAAGACATTTACAATTGGCCATTAgaaatgatgaagaattgaacaaattattGGGTGATGTTACTATTGCTCAAGGTGGTGTCTTACCAAACATTCATCAATCATTATTACCAGCTAAGAAAGCTAAAGCAGGTGCCGCTTCTCAAGAATTGTAA
- a CDS encoding uncharacterized protein (Predicted histone H2B; Hap43-induced gene; Spider biofilm repressed): MAPKAEKKPASKAPAEKKPAAKKTASTDGAKKRTKARKETYSSYIYKVLKQTHPDTGISQKAMSIMNSFVNDIFERIASEASKLAAYNKKSTISAREIQTAVRLILPGELAKHAVSEGTRAVTKYSSASN, from the coding sequence atggcCCCAAAAGCAGAAAAGAAACCAGCTTCTAAAGCTCCAGCTGAAAAAAAACCAGCCGCTAAAAAAACCGCTTCCACTGATGGTGCTAAAAAGAGAACTAAAGCTAGAAAAGAAACTTATTCTTCATACATTTACAaagttttgaaacaaaCTCACCCAGATACTGGTATCTCCCAAAAAGCTATGTCTATTATGAACTCATTTGTTAATGATATCTTTGAAAGAATTGCTTCTGAAGCTTCTAAATTGGCTGCTTACAATAAAAAATCTACCATTTCTGCTAGAGAAATCCAAACTGCTGTTAGATTGATCTTACCAGGTGAATTGGCTAAACATGCTGTTTCTGAAGGTACTAGAGCTGTTACCAAATACTCTTCTGCTTctaattaa
- a CDS encoding uncharacterized protein (Ortholog(s) have phosphatidylinositol deacylase activity), whose amino-acid sequence MLSKRLFPYSNLFPRSRKYKFIVYFIICLTIIISALGVYLYSIPIVSPNQPQCDMVWMSPSYARIRAFDETHTKYASKYNLYLYREQDVDKMPNENENEDGNEGFTSLDGIPALFIHGNAGSFEQVRSIAARCSEMYYNDGRFKEKYPHARNIDFFTADFNEELSAFKGLRDQVEYVTQAISFIVDLYPQNPNRNIILIGHSMGGLVARIAASRQQHESNVDIILTLATPHSDPFPWLPKTSDFPDEVGLISIYSSVDLMVPPSVVTPKSKSDHFFSVDAAKLLGVPIDHQGIVWCGQLREKLSEALIGISGLNTLQDRMKVFKKIFSGDRKELGPTPIFGLAKLKLKLLQSWVHLLSLTIFALKWTIIVLAIIQLRKVYTKFNNPPPTH is encoded by the coding sequence ATGTTATCGAAACGACTATTTCCTTATTCCAATTTGTTCCCACGTCTgagaaaatataaatttattgtatattttataatatgtttgacaataataattctggCATTAGGAGTATATTTGTATAGTATACCAATAGTTTCACCAAATCAACCTCAATGTGATATGGTTTGGATGTCACCTTCTTATGCACGAATACGAGCATTTGATGAAACTCATACTAAATATGCATCCAAATATAATCTATATTTATATCGTGAACAAGATGTTGATAAGATGCCCAACgagaatgaaaatgaagacGGAAATGAGGGGTTTACTTCATTAGATGGTATACCAGCATTATTTATTCATGGTAATGCTGGTAGTTTTGAACAAGTTAGATCTATAGCTGCCCGTTGTTCAGAAATGTATTACAATGATGGTAGATTTAAAGAGAAATATCCTCATGcaagaaatattgatttttttacaGCAGATtttaatgaagaattgagtGCTTTTAAAGGATTACGTGATCAAGTTGAATATGTGACTCAAGCCatttcatttattgttgatttatatcCACAAAATCCTAATAGAaatattatattgattGGTCATTCAATGGGTGGACTTGTAGCTAGAATTGCGGCTTCAAGACAACAACATGAAAGTAATGTTGATATTATTCTTACATTGGCAACACCACATTCTGATCCATTTCCTTGGTTACCGAAAACATCAGATTTCCCTGATGAAGTAGgattaatatcaatttatctGCTGGTTGATTTGATGGTACCTCCACTGGTTGTAACTCCAAAAAGTAAAAGTGATCATTTTTTCAGTGTTGATGCAGCAAAATTGTTGGGGGTACCTATAGATCATCAAGGAATAGTATGGTGTGGTCAATTGAGAGAAAAATTATCAGAAGCATTAATTGGAATAAGTGGATTAAATACATTACAAGATAGAATGAAagtatttaaaaaaatattttctggAGATAGAAAAGAATTGGGTCCAACACCAATATTTGGATTagcaaaattgaaattgaaattattacaaaGTTGGGTACATTTATTAAGTTTAACAATATTTGCATTAAAATGGACGATAATTGTATTGgcaataattcaattacgTAAAGTATATACAAAATTTAACAACCCTCCACCCACACACTAG
- a CDS encoding nucleoporin (Ortholog(s) have structural constituent of nuclear pore activity), whose amino-acid sequence MAEEKKAGGGDSAAAAPAIKFDQDKLLKTVQTLQFGWFVGNVLTLLGFFLFTLSYFGILPDVGFVWYLISLLGALISFGILLVQFIQKNGFKVPLLIKDDNFHYFLLAFFLIAMRAYVWITLVPFVIFSSFHVLNYVNTHLLPIVGLDGNNPISKHITAFVNKNNLASIQIASGIELLTVVWLFLRMITFRKRSLTPFLVFLVFLKKRHEVSPFTRKYFDFFAAQGDSIVSTINNPVINDVWGHVKTAFRTIDSFKLVHDRTKDEDKAK is encoded by the coding sequence ATGGctgaagaaaagaaagctggtggtggtgattctgctgctgctgcaccagcaattaaatttgatcaagATAAATTACTTAAAACCGTCCAAACATTACAATTTGGTTGGTTTGTTGGTAATGTATTAACATTATTaggattttttttatttacattatcatattttggaattttaCCTGATGTTGGATTTGTATGgtatttaatttcattattaggagcattaatttcatttggaATTTTActtgttcaatttattcaaaaaaatggaTTTAAAGTACCACTTTTAATTAAAGATGATAATttccattattttttattagcattttttttaattgctATGAGAGCTTATGTATGGATTACATTAGTACCATTTGTTATATTTTCAAGTTTCCATGTTTTAAATTATGTTAATACTCatttattaccaattgTTGGATTAGATGGTAATaatccaatttcaaaacataTTACTGCTTttgttaataaaaataatcttgcttcaattcaaattgcTAGTGGAATTGAATTACTCACGGTTGTTTGGTTATTCCTTAGAATGATCACATTTAGAAAAAGATCTTTAACTCCATTTTTAgtatttcttgttttcttAAAGAAAAGACATGAAGTTTCTCCATTCacaagaaaatattttgatttctttgcTGCTCAAGGTGATTCTATTGTTTCTACTATAAATAACCCTGTGATTAATGATGTTTGGGGCCATGTTAAAACGGCATTCAGAACCATTGATCTGTTTAAATTGGTTCATGATCGAACcaaagatgaagataagGCCAAATGA